From Bordetella flabilis, the proteins below share one genomic window:
- a CDS encoding AMP-binding protein: MDKAHLPRGDAGLAPNAANHVALTPLGFLSWSASVYPDRVALIHGELRQTWAETAARCGQLAAALRAWDVTAGDVVAVLAPNTPALYEAHFGIPMAGAVLNALNTRLDAATLVFILQHSRARVLLFDSEYAALAAEVLARLPEPPRAVRIEDTVYPGPHGTVGETDYESWLAAQDPAAPWEPPADEWQSICVNYTSGTTGDPKGVVYHHRGAYLNATGNVLACGMPPHTVYLWTLPMFHCNGWCFPWTMAALAGTNVCLRRVEPAVIFQAIESHGAGYFCAAPVVLNMLVNAPKGVRRRAAHPVKVMTGGAAPPAAIIEAMQDLGMEVTHLYGLTETYGPSIACAWHDEWNELPLREQAALKSRIGVRKLNVEAVQVVDPGMRPVPPDATTLGEILIRGNTVMKGYLHNPDATARAFEGGWFHTGDLGVVHPDGYIEIKDRAKDIVISGGENISTVEVESVLYRHPDVLEAAVVARPDAVWGETPCAFVTLKEGRNVEAESIIEFCRANLAHFKVPRTVVFGELPKTATGKIQKYVLRAQAAGQLP; encoded by the coding sequence ATGGACAAAGCGCACCTGCCGCGCGGCGATGCCGGCTTGGCACCCAATGCCGCCAACCATGTCGCCCTGACGCCGCTGGGTTTTCTTTCATGGTCGGCCTCGGTGTATCCCGATCGCGTCGCCCTCATCCATGGCGAGCTGCGCCAGACCTGGGCCGAGACGGCGGCGCGCTGCGGGCAGCTGGCCGCAGCGCTGCGCGCCTGGGATGTAACCGCGGGCGATGTGGTGGCCGTCCTGGCGCCGAACACCCCCGCGCTGTACGAGGCGCACTTCGGCATACCCATGGCGGGCGCCGTGCTTAACGCGCTGAATACGCGGCTCGATGCGGCCACCCTGGTCTTTATCCTGCAACACAGCCGGGCGCGGGTGCTGCTGTTCGACAGCGAATACGCCGCGCTCGCCGCCGAGGTACTGGCGCGCCTGCCCGAGCCGCCGCGCGCCGTCCGTATCGAAGACACGGTCTATCCCGGCCCCCACGGGACCGTCGGGGAAACCGACTATGAATCCTGGCTGGCCGCGCAAGACCCTGCAGCGCCGTGGGAGCCGCCGGCCGACGAATGGCAATCGATCTGCGTCAACTACACATCGGGCACCACCGGCGATCCGAAGGGTGTGGTCTACCACCACCGGGGCGCCTACCTGAATGCCACCGGCAACGTGCTGGCCTGCGGCATGCCGCCGCACACCGTTTACCTGTGGACCTTGCCAATGTTCCATTGCAACGGCTGGTGCTTCCCGTGGACCATGGCGGCGCTGGCCGGCACCAATGTGTGCCTGCGGCGCGTCGAGCCGGCCGTCATCTTCCAGGCCATCGAAAGCCACGGCGCCGGCTATTTTTGCGCGGCGCCCGTCGTGCTGAACATGCTCGTCAATGCTCCCAAGGGCGTGCGCCGGCGCGCGGCCCACCCCGTCAAGGTCATGACCGGCGGCGCCGCGCCGCCCGCGGCCATCATCGAAGCCATGCAGGACCTGGGCATGGAGGTGACGCATCTTTATGGCTTGACGGAAACCTATGGGCCGTCCATCGCCTGTGCGTGGCACGACGAATGGAATGAGCTGCCGCTGCGGGAACAGGCGGCGCTGAAATCGCGCATCGGCGTGCGCAAGCTGAATGTGGAAGCCGTGCAGGTCGTCGATCCCGGCATGCGGCCGGTGCCGCCCGACGCCACCACCCTGGGCGAGATCCTCATTCGCGGCAATACCGTGATGAAGGGCTACCTGCACAATCCCGACGCCACCGCGCGCGCCTTTGAAGGCGGCTGGTTCCACACTGGAGACCTGGGCGTCGTGCATCCCGACGGCTACATCGAGATCAAGGACCGGGCCAAGGACATCGTGATTTCCGGCGGCGAGAATATCTCGACCGTCGAAGTGGAAAGCGTGCTCTACCGGCACCCGGACGTGCTGGAGGCGGCGGTGGTGGCGCGGCCCGATGCGGTGTGGGGCGAAACGCCCTGCGCCTTTGTCACGCTGAAGGAGGGCCGCAACGTGGAGGCCGAGTCCATCATCGAGTTCTGCCGCGCGAACCTGGCGCACTTCAAGGTACCGCGCACCGTCGTCTTCGGCGAACTCCCCAAGACGGCCACCGGAAAGATCCAGAAGTACGTGCTGCGCGCGCAGGCGGCAGGGCAGCTTCCATGA
- a CDS encoding phosphotransferase family protein: MAPESNSSRAAGQTEWLTALAAYLQRNGLMQAAGLRAEPLSGGQSNPTYLLDDGAAQRVLRKQPPGKLLPSAHAVDREYRVIHALRDTPVPVPQVFHYCADHGIIGTPFYLMSYAAGRVFIDPALPGLQPAERAALYNESTRVLAALHQVDYVAAGLQDYGKPGDYLGRQVSRWSRQYRDTQTASIPAMETLMDWLPRNLPRDDQTCLVHGDFRIDNLVFHAHGTQAAALLDWELSTLGHPLADLAYYCMCWRIPPSLWRGIAGLDLPALGIPSEEQVVAGYCAARGIEPPRDWDVYLAYSFFRIAAILQGIYARAQAGNAAGADAAEMGARVAPLAQLGVQAAQRLDPALRG, from the coding sequence ATGGCGCCGGAATCGAACTCGTCACGAGCCGCCGGACAGACGGAATGGCTTACCGCCCTGGCCGCCTATCTGCAACGCAATGGCCTGATGCAAGCTGCGGGCCTGCGCGCGGAACCGCTGTCGGGCGGACAGTCCAACCCCACTTACCTGCTCGATGATGGCGCGGCGCAGCGCGTGCTGCGCAAGCAGCCGCCAGGCAAGCTGTTGCCCTCCGCGCACGCGGTGGACCGCGAATACCGTGTCATCCACGCGCTGCGCGATACGCCGGTGCCCGTGCCCCAGGTCTTTCACTACTGCGCCGACCACGGCATTATCGGCACGCCCTTCTACCTGATGTCGTACGCGGCTGGCCGGGTCTTCATCGACCCCGCGCTACCAGGCCTGCAACCCGCTGAACGCGCGGCCCTGTACAACGAAAGCACGCGCGTGCTGGCGGCACTGCACCAGGTCGACTATGTTGCCGCGGGCCTGCAGGACTACGGCAAGCCGGGCGACTACCTGGGCCGGCAGGTATCGCGCTGGAGCCGCCAGTACCGCGACACGCAGACCGCATCCATTCCCGCCATGGAAACGCTGATGGACTGGCTGCCGCGCAACCTGCCGCGCGACGACCAGACCTGCCTGGTGCACGGCGATTTCCGCATCGATAACCTGGTTTTCCACGCGCACGGCACACAGGCTGCCGCGCTGCTGGACTGGGAGCTTTCGACCCTGGGCCATCCGCTGGCGGACCTGGCTTACTACTGCATGTGCTGGCGCATTCCGCCCAGCCTGTGGCGCGGCATTGCCGGACTCGACCTGCCAGCGCTGGGCATTCCCAGCGAAGAACAGGTGGTCGCCGGCTACTGCGCCGCGCGCGGCATCGAGCCGCCGCGCGATTGGGACGTGTACCTGGCCTACAGCTTCTTTCGCATCGCTGCCATTCTCCAGGGCATTTATGCGCGCGCGCAGGCCGGCAACGCCGCCGGCGCCGATGCCGCGGAAATGGGCGCGCGCGTGGCGCCGCTGGCGCAGCTGGGCGTGCAGGCCGCGCAAAGACTGGACCCCGCACTGCGCGGCTGA
- a CDS encoding acyl-CoA dehydrogenase family protein → MDFSLPPEIESYRARVRDFVDTVLIPLEADRANYDEHENIAEPALQRVRARVKEAGLWALQMPRERGGLGLPMTGLAACYEEMNRSIFGPVAFNAAAPDDGNMRVLAQVATPAQQDRWLQPIIDGKVRSSFAMTEPHPGSGSDPSMMLTTATKRGDSWSVNGRKWFITGAGVAQHFILMARTSDDARKGLTAFMFDASQPGWRIERRIPIMGPEEHGGHCELVFDGLEIPDENRLMNVGDGLKLTQIRLGPARLTHCMRWLGLARRAMQIAVEYVNKRSSFGQRLAEREGVQWLLGEAAMQIEIGRLLTMRAAARLDQGDYARKEISMAKVVVSETLHKVVDTALQLNGARGYSKDTPLEWIYRYARQARLVDGASEVHKMVLARYLIEEGDGFWRWDAHDAPFKPIIPQSRA, encoded by the coding sequence ATGGATTTCTCTCTGCCTCCCGAGATTGAAAGCTATCGCGCCCGCGTGCGCGACTTCGTCGACACGGTCCTCATCCCGCTGGAAGCCGACCGCGCCAACTACGACGAACATGAAAACATTGCCGAGCCGGCGCTGCAGCGCGTTCGCGCGCGGGTCAAGGAGGCCGGGCTGTGGGCGCTGCAGATGCCGCGTGAACGCGGCGGGCTCGGACTGCCCATGACGGGGCTAGCCGCCTGCTACGAAGAAATGAACCGCTCTATTTTCGGGCCGGTCGCCTTCAATGCCGCGGCGCCGGACGACGGCAATATGCGGGTGCTGGCGCAGGTGGCCACGCCTGCCCAGCAGGACCGCTGGCTTCAACCGATCATCGATGGCAAGGTACGCTCGTCCTTTGCCATGACCGAGCCGCATCCCGGCAGCGGCTCCGACCCCTCGATGATGCTGACCACCGCCACGAAACGGGGCGACAGCTGGAGCGTGAACGGACGCAAATGGTTCATAACCGGCGCTGGCGTGGCGCAGCACTTCATCCTGATGGCGCGCACCTCGGATGACGCCCGCAAGGGGCTTACCGCGTTCATGTTCGATGCGTCGCAGCCGGGCTGGCGCATCGAGCGGCGCATCCCCATCATGGGCCCCGAGGAACACGGGGGCCACTGCGAACTGGTCTTCGACGGGCTGGAGATCCCGGACGAAAACCGGCTGATGAACGTGGGCGACGGCCTGAAGCTGACGCAGATCCGCCTCGGCCCCGCGCGCCTGACCCATTGCATGCGCTGGCTGGGCCTGGCCCGCCGCGCCATGCAGATCGCGGTGGAGTACGTGAACAAGCGCAGCAGTTTCGGCCAGCGCCTGGCCGAGCGGGAAGGCGTGCAATGGCTGCTGGGCGAGGCCGCCATGCAGATCGAGATCGGGCGCCTGCTGACCATGCGCGCAGCCGCCCGCCTGGACCAGGGCGACTATGCCCGCAAGGAAATCTCCATGGCGAAGGTGGTGGTGTCGGAGACCCTTCACAAGGTCGTGGATACGGCCTTGCAGCTGAATGGCGCGCGCGGGTACTCCAAGGACACGCCGCTGGAATGGATCTACCGCTACGCGCGCCAGGCCCGCCTGGTGGACGGCGCCTCGGAGGTGCACAAGATGGTCCTGGCGCGCTACCTGATCGAGGAAGGCGATGGATTCTGGCGCTGGGATGCGCACGATGCGCCCTTCAAGCCGATCATTCCGCAATCGCGGGCGTGA
- a CDS encoding SDR family NAD(P)-dependent oxidoreductase, whose product MFEDLRSKTVLVTGAYSGLGRHFAITLARAGAAVALCGRRTHLGAEVLEQIQAEGGRAAVIGMDVTNPASVTQALDQAASALGPISVVVNNAGVANTLAALDTDEADWAGVIDVNLSGAWRVAQAAARHMRASAQDPDPQSRTTPSGPPAQAPECGTIINIASLLGLRVAANVSAYAASKAGLIQLTRALALEWARYGIRVNALAPGYIETDLNREFFATAAGQALIKRIPQRRLGRPEDLDGPLLLLASDASAFMTGSVLDVSGGHAVSSI is encoded by the coding sequence ATGTTTGAGGATCTGCGTTCCAAAACCGTTCTGGTGACCGGCGCATACAGCGGACTGGGGCGGCATTTCGCAATTACGCTGGCTCGCGCCGGCGCGGCGGTGGCGCTGTGCGGCCGGCGCACGCACCTGGGCGCCGAAGTGCTCGAACAGATCCAGGCAGAGGGCGGCCGCGCCGCGGTAATCGGCATGGACGTGACCAATCCCGCCAGTGTGACGCAGGCGCTGGACCAGGCTGCCTCCGCCTTGGGGCCGATATCCGTCGTGGTCAACAACGCCGGCGTGGCTAACACGCTGGCGGCGCTGGATACGGACGAAGCCGACTGGGCTGGCGTCATCGACGTCAACCTGAGCGGCGCCTGGCGCGTGGCCCAGGCCGCGGCGCGCCACATGCGGGCAAGCGCCCAGGACCCGGACCCGCAATCGCGTACCACGCCATCCGGCCCGCCTGCCCAGGCGCCCGAGTGCGGAACCATCATCAACATCGCCTCGTTGCTGGGGCTGCGCGTCGCCGCCAACGTGTCGGCGTATGCGGCCTCGAAGGCGGGCCTGATCCAGCTGACGCGCGCGCTGGCGCTGGAGTGGGCGCGCTACGGCATTCGCGTCAATGCCCTGGCCCCAGGCTATATCGAGACCGATCTCAACCGCGAGTTTTTCGCGACGGCCGCGGGCCAGGCATTGATCAAGCGCATTCCGCAGCGCCGCCTGGGCCGGCCGGAAGACCTGGACGGCCCTTTGCTTCTGCTGGCCTCCGACGCCTCGGCGTTCATGACGGGTTCGGTGCTGGACGTAAGCGGCGGCCATGCCGTCAGCTCGATCTGA
- a CDS encoding acyclic terpene utilization AtuA family protein has translation MNSKRTLRIGSGAGWWGDRIDPARLNAEHGRLDFLCFETMAEATVSAAQVRKRRDPSFPGYDTWLDDRFRAVLPHCHRNGTRIVTNQGWIDPEAAARRIAELCAEAGWQDARVAAVTASDLTATIADSDQPIMESGEPVSTLRGELITAEPYAGATAIAQALDEGAHIVVTGRVADPSLFLAPMMHYFGWRKDDWARLGQGSGIGHLLECGAQVTGGYFSDPGFKDVPDPWNLAFPIAEVEEDGSAVIVKIEGSGGRIDLQTVKEQMFYEVHDPSRYITPDVVVDFTSARLEQLGPDRVRVSGIGGKPRTATLKVSMGCAEGYIGEDMFFYAGPGCVEKARLAERILHERFRIVGLQAQEVRVDFIGVNAVHGAASPIPACEPNEVAVRVAARTATRAEAEKVGREVDGMAVCGLASTGKRVPHQDRVREVIGLWSTLVPRGSVHTRIKHFGGK, from the coding sequence ATGAACAGCAAGAGAACCCTGCGCATCGGTTCGGGCGCCGGCTGGTGGGGCGACCGCATCGACCCCGCACGCCTGAATGCCGAACACGGCAGGCTGGACTTCCTGTGCTTCGAAACCATGGCGGAAGCCACGGTGTCCGCGGCCCAGGTGCGCAAGCGCCGCGATCCGTCCTTTCCGGGCTACGACACCTGGCTGGACGACCGCTTCCGTGCTGTGCTGCCGCATTGCCACCGCAACGGCACCCGCATCGTCACCAATCAGGGATGGATAGATCCGGAGGCCGCCGCGCGCCGCATCGCCGAACTCTGCGCGGAGGCGGGATGGCAGGATGCGCGGGTGGCAGCCGTGACCGCCAGCGACCTGACCGCCACCATTGCGGACAGCGACCAGCCCATCATGGAAAGCGGTGAGCCGGTATCGACCCTGCGCGGGGAGTTGATTACGGCCGAGCCCTATGCGGGCGCGACGGCCATTGCCCAGGCCCTGGATGAGGGCGCGCATATCGTTGTCACGGGGCGCGTAGCCGACCCCTCGCTGTTCCTCGCGCCCATGATGCATTACTTCGGCTGGCGTAAGGACGACTGGGCCAGGCTGGGCCAGGGCAGCGGCATCGGCCATCTGCTGGAATGCGGAGCGCAGGTGACGGGCGGCTATTTCAGCGACCCCGGCTTCAAGGACGTGCCCGACCCCTGGAACCTGGCCTTTCCCATCGCTGAAGTCGAAGAGGACGGCAGCGCCGTCATCGTCAAGATCGAAGGCAGCGGCGGCCGTATCGACCTGCAGACGGTGAAGGAACAGATGTTCTACGAGGTGCACGATCCTTCTCGCTATATCACGCCGGACGTGGTGGTCGACTTCACCAGCGCCCGGCTGGAGCAGCTGGGGCCGGACCGCGTGCGCGTCAGCGGCATCGGCGGCAAGCCGCGCACCGCCACGCTCAAGGTATCGATGGGCTGCGCGGAGGGCTATATCGGCGAGGATATGTTCTTCTATGCCGGCCCGGGCTGCGTAGAAAAGGCACGGCTTGCCGAGCGCATCCTGCATGAACGGTTCCGCATTGTCGGACTGCAGGCGCAGGAAGTGCGCGTGGACTTCATCGGCGTGAACGCGGTGCACGGCGCCGCTTCGCCCATTCCGGCCTGCGAGCCCAATGAGGTGGCCGTTCGCGTGGCGGCGCGCACCGCCACGCGCGCCGAGGCGGAAAAGGTGGGCCGCGAGGTGGACGGCATGGCCGTCTGCGGTCTGGCCTCCACCGGCAAGCGGGTGCCGCACCAGGACCGGGTGCGCGAGGTCATCGGCCTGTGGTCCACCCTGGTCCCGCGCGGGTCCGTCCATACGCGCATCAAGCATTTTGGAGGAAAGTGA
- a CDS encoding Bug family tripartite tricarboxylate transporter substrate binding protein, producing the protein MKKIPLLVLAMAMAMAAPACAGAGPADAWPQQPITLVVPFPPGGTTDLLARLVARETSSRLHQNVVVENRPGAGGNIGAAVVARSRPDGYTLVMGTVGTQVTNQFIYSQMPYDPARDFAPVTLVANSPNVLLVRAGQGFGSVREVIAHAKAQPGTLNFASTSVGGTPHLSGELFNRLAGVDIRHVPYKGSAPAMTDLLGGQVQLMYDNLPSAIGQIKSGAVRALAVTTTTPSPMLPGVPTMEQAGLKGYAVDSWFGLLAPAGTPAPVVKRIRDAVAQAFGDPAVRKQVQDLGAIPIADTPDDYARIIRDDTAKWRQVIQDAHIRM; encoded by the coding sequence ATGAAGAAGATACCGCTACTTGTTCTGGCGATGGCGATGGCGATGGCTGCTCCGGCCTGCGCAGGCGCAGGCCCGGCCGATGCCTGGCCGCAGCAGCCGATCACGCTGGTCGTGCCGTTCCCGCCGGGCGGCACCACGGATCTGCTGGCACGCCTGGTCGCGCGCGAAACGAGCAGCCGGCTGCACCAGAATGTGGTGGTCGAGAACCGCCCCGGCGCCGGCGGCAACATCGGCGCCGCGGTGGTCGCGCGTTCGCGGCCCGACGGCTACACGCTGGTCATGGGAACGGTGGGCACGCAGGTGACCAATCAGTTCATCTACAGCCAGATGCCTTACGACCCGGCCCGCGACTTCGCGCCGGTAACGCTGGTGGCCAATTCGCCCAACGTGCTGCTGGTCAGGGCCGGCCAGGGTTTCGGCAGCGTGCGCGAAGTAATCGCGCATGCGAAGGCACAGCCGGGCACCTTGAACTTTGCCTCGACCAGCGTGGGCGGCACGCCTCATTTGTCGGGCGAGCTGTTCAATCGCCTGGCCGGTGTCGACATACGCCATGTGCCCTACAAAGGCTCCGCGCCGGCCATGACCGATCTGCTGGGCGGGCAAGTGCAGCTCATGTACGACAACCTGCCCTCGGCGATCGGCCAGATCAAGTCGGGCGCGGTGCGCGCGCTGGCGGTCACCACGACCACGCCTTCGCCCATGCTGCCTGGCGTTCCCACCATGGAGCAAGCCGGGCTCAAGGGTTACGCCGTCGACTCCTGGTTCGGCCTGCTGGCGCCCGCCGGCACGCCCGCGCCGGTCGTCAAGCGCATACGCGACGCCGTGGCGCAGGCATTCGGCGACCCCGCGGTGCGCAAACAGGTGCAAGACCTGGGCGCCATCCCGATTGCCGATACCCCCGACGACTACGCGCGCATCATCAGAGACGACACCGCGAAGTGGCGGCAGGTCATACAGGACGCCCATATCCGCATGTAG
- a CDS encoding acetate--CoA ligase family protein: MTSAQRGLNCLLDPASIAIVGASDNPDKIGGRPIFYMRRHGYAGKIYPINPQRAEVQGERTWPTLADLPEAPDAAIVAVAGDMAVQAVDACIEKGVGAAIVIAAGFSETGAAGRALQDAMTARARAAGMRIVGPNSQGLANFGNGAVACFSTMFMEMAPADGPVAVLSQSGGMSAMVYGLLRQRGIGVRHVHATGNEADVTVAELACAVLQDPEIRVVLLYLESLQDAGPLTQAAALARERGVPLIAVKAGRTAEGQRAAASHTGALASEDRTVEAFMERHGILRARDPHEMARYAELALKGPLPRGRRLVAVSNSGASCVLASDAAVEHGLEVAQLREETQAELMRRLPGFATTSNPVDITAALLSNNGLFGHVLPVIGQDPAADMFLIDIPVAGRGYDVQAFAADTATFARAAEKPVAVVAWQDAVAAAFRDAGLAVYADEQHAIGALAGLARLARLHARPEAGWPGTSRRPAAAGDHERGEPRMAAGSATAGATRAHESKPGLSGLPAAAVQSGVLSEADSLALLQAQGLPVVRHRVCAGAHEAVAAWRELDGPIALKACSAAIPHKSEHGLVALGLDDEHSIRAAVQAQARTLQSLGVRDAAWIVARMHSGLHECALGMHRDPVFGPVIMLGSGGKYVEALGDVAVLLPPFSVEEAAHKIHALRIGPVLRGVRGEPPADVDALARMAVRLAQYALHAPAQLQSIDINPVLLGPRGEGAVALDALVEFAHNTRRMPGDKQP, translated from the coding sequence ATGACTTCAGCACAACGCGGGCTGAACTGCCTGCTGGATCCGGCGTCGATCGCCATCGTGGGCGCATCGGACAACCCCGACAAGATCGGCGGCCGCCCCATTTTCTACATGCGGCGCCACGGTTATGCCGGCAAGATCTATCCCATCAATCCGCAGCGCGCCGAAGTGCAGGGCGAACGTACCTGGCCCACGCTGGCCGACCTGCCGGAGGCGCCCGATGCGGCCATCGTCGCCGTGGCGGGCGACATGGCGGTGCAAGCGGTGGACGCCTGCATCGAGAAAGGGGTGGGCGCGGCCATCGTCATCGCCGCGGGCTTCTCGGAAACGGGCGCCGCGGGACGCGCGCTGCAGGACGCGATGACCGCGCGGGCGCGCGCCGCCGGCATGCGCATCGTGGGTCCCAATTCGCAGGGCCTGGCCAACTTCGGCAACGGCGCCGTCGCCTGCTTTTCCACCATGTTCATGGAGATGGCGCCCGCCGACGGACCCGTGGCCGTATTGAGCCAGAGCGGCGGCATGAGCGCCATGGTGTATGGCCTGTTGCGGCAGCGTGGCATAGGCGTGCGTCATGTGCATGCCACCGGCAACGAAGCCGACGTCACCGTCGCGGAGCTGGCCTGCGCGGTGCTGCAGGATCCGGAAATACGCGTGGTGCTGCTCTACCTCGAATCGCTGCAGGATGCGGGTCCGCTGACACAGGCGGCTGCCCTGGCGCGCGAGCGCGGCGTGCCGCTGATCGCGGTCAAGGCGGGCCGCACGGCAGAAGGCCAGCGCGCCGCCGCCTCGCACACGGGCGCGTTGGCCAGCGAAGACCGCACCGTGGAGGCTTTCATGGAGCGCCACGGCATCCTTCGCGCCCGCGACCCGCATGAAATGGCGCGCTACGCCGAGCTGGCGCTCAAGGGCCCCCTGCCGCGCGGCAGGCGCCTGGTTGCCGTCAGCAACTCCGGCGCCAGTTGCGTGCTGGCGTCCGATGCAGCCGTGGAGCATGGGCTGGAGGTCGCCCAGCTGCGCGAGGAAACGCAGGCCGAACTGATGCGCCGGCTGCCCGGCTTCGCCACCACCAGCAATCCCGTGGACATTACTGCCGCCCTGCTTTCGAACAACGGCCTGTTCGGCCATGTGCTGCCGGTCATCGGCCAGGATCCGGCGGCGGACATGTTCCTGATCGACATTCCGGTGGCAGGGCGCGGCTACGACGTGCAGGCGTTTGCCGCCGACACGGCCACATTCGCCCGAGCAGCAGAGAAACCCGTGGCGGTGGTGGCTTGGCAGGATGCCGTGGCGGCGGCCTTCCGCGATGCGGGCCTGGCCGTGTATGCCGACGAACAGCACGCTATTGGCGCGCTGGCCGGCCTGGCCCGGCTGGCGCGGCTGCATGCGCGTCCGGAGGCCGGATGGCCCGGGACAAGCCGCCGCCCGGCTGCGGCCGGCGACCATGAACGAGGCGAACCGCGCATGGCCGCCGGCTCGGCAACTGCCGGTGCGACGCGCGCGCATGAGTCCAAGCCCGGCCTGTCCGGTCTTCCGGCGGCTGCCGTTCAGTCCGGCGTGCTCTCGGAAGCGGACAGTCTTGCCCTGCTGCAGGCACAAGGGCTGCCGGTGGTGCGCCATCGGGTATGCGCCGGCGCGCACGAGGCCGTGGCCGCCTGGCGCGAATTGGACGGCCCGATTGCGCTGAAAGCCTGCTCCGCCGCCATCCCGCACAAATCGGAGCACGGCCTGGTGGCCTTGGGGCTGGATGACGAACATTCCATACGCGCGGCGGTCCAGGCGCAGGCGCGCACGCTGCAGTCGCTGGGCGTGCGCGACGCGGCCTGGATCGTCGCCCGGATGCACTCGGGCTTGCACGAGTGCGCGCTGGGCATGCACAGGGATCCGGTGTTCGGCCCGGTAATCATGCTGGGAAGCGGCGGCAAGTACGTCGAGGCCCTGGGCGACGTGGCGGTGCTGCTTCCCCCCTTCAGCGTAGAGGAGGCCGCGCACAAAATACACGCGCTGCGCATAGGCCCCGTGTTGCGCGGGGTGCGCGGCGAGCCGCCCGCCGACGTCGATGCGCTGGCCCGCATGGCCGTGCGGCTCGCGCAGTACGCGCTGCACGCGCCCGCGCAACTGCAATCCATCGACATCAATCCTGTGCTGCTGGGCCCGCGCGGCGAAGGCGCGGTCGCCCTGGATGCCCTGGTGGAATTCGCCCACAACACGCGCCGCATGCCTGGAGACAAGCAACCATGA
- a CDS encoding tripartite tricarboxylate transporter substrate binding protein — MRIFAMWRPLLAAFGLTAATTAAAADWPDHPITLVVPYPAGGPTDIVARVVAQGLTQKLGQNVIVDNRSGAGGNIGADMVAKAAPDGYTLLVATTAHAINMSLFHNLNYDVRKSFAPISLLTSGPLLLSVRPTLPANNVKELIALAKAGKLTFASSGNGQSTHLAAELFNSMAGTKMVHVPYRGSAPALTDVMSGQDDLIFDTMLSSLPYVKAGKLKGLAVTSAKRSEAAPDLPTIAESGLPGYEATAWNGLMAPAGTPPGVLKSISEALQDVLARPEVKEKFAAQGFTAQWMAPQDYAGFVDKEVAKWANVVKTSGATVN; from the coding sequence ATGCGCATCTTCGCGATGTGGCGGCCCCTGCTGGCCGCGTTCGGCCTGACGGCCGCCACCACTGCCGCCGCTGCGGACTGGCCCGATCACCCTATCACGCTGGTCGTGCCGTATCCGGCGGGTGGACCCACCGACATCGTGGCGCGCGTCGTCGCGCAAGGCCTGACCCAGAAGCTGGGCCAGAACGTGATCGTCGATAACCGGTCCGGCGCGGGCGGCAACATCGGCGCCGATATGGTCGCCAAGGCCGCGCCCGACGGCTACACCCTGCTTGTCGCCACCACGGCGCACGCCATCAACATGTCGCTTTTCCATAACCTGAATTACGACGTGCGCAAGAGCTTCGCGCCCATCTCCCTGCTTACTTCCGGTCCGCTGTTGCTATCAGTGCGCCCCACCCTTCCGGCCAACAATGTGAAGGAACTGATTGCGCTCGCCAAGGCTGGAAAGCTGACGTTCGCCTCATCGGGCAACGGCCAGTCCACGCACCTGGCCGCCGAACTTTTCAACAGCATGGCGGGAACGAAGATGGTGCATGTGCCTTATCGCGGCAGCGCCCCCGCGCTGACCGATGTCATGAGCGGCCAGGACGATCTGATCTTCGACACCATGCTGTCGTCGCTGCCTTATGTGAAGGCCGGCAAGTTGAAAGGCCTGGCAGTCACCAGCGCCAAACGGTCGGAGGCGGCGCCCGATCTGCCTACCATCGCCGAATCGGGCCTGCCCGGCTACGAGGCGACCGCATGGAATGGCCTGATGGCGCCGGCCGGCACCCCGCCCGGGGTGCTGAAGTCCATCAGCGAGGCCTTGCAGGACGTGCTGGCGCGGCCGGAAGTGAAAGAGAAATTCGCCGCGCAGGGATTTACCGCGCAATGGATGGCTCCGCAGGACTACGCCGGCTTCGTCGACAAGGAAGTCGCCAAATGGGCAAACGTGGTGAAAACCTCGGGCGCCACGGTCAATTGA
- a CDS encoding Zn-ribbon domain-containing OB-fold protein: MSPSRHPLDIQRCTGCGACWTLRPYACASCGGTELQWIRARGAGVVTAISKVMRAPDSFWRAHVPYTLVLVRLDEGPVLMAHAQDPASIGDRVTGAPVEIGGRTLLRFSPRPPPAAGPA; the protein is encoded by the coding sequence GTGAGCCCATCGCGCCATCCCCTGGACATCCAGCGCTGCACCGGCTGCGGCGCATGCTGGACGCTGCGCCCTTACGCCTGCGCATCGTGCGGCGGCACCGAACTGCAGTGGATACGCGCCCGCGGCGCGGGCGTCGTCACTGCGATCAGCAAAGTGATGCGCGCGCCGGACAGCTTCTGGCGCGCGCACGTGCCCTACACGCTGGTGTTGGTGCGCCTGGATGAAGGGCCGGTGCTGATGGCGCATGCACAAGACCCGGCGAGTATCGGCGACCGGGTGACCGGCGCGCCAGTGGAGATTGGAGGAAGGACGTTGCTGCGCTTCTCGCCGCGCCCTCCTCCGGCTGCAGGGCCGGCCTGA